One window from the genome of Thermaerobacter marianensis DSM 12885 encodes:
- the uvrC gene encoding excinuclease ABC subunit UvrC: protein MINPDTGAGPARRPARRQSRPKAMLGPAGQGKGGAPVETRDRRRPGRTADGGITTGTGAGTPAGTSAATRAPEDEPADGSAAGGTSSLRQKAAELPEQPGVYLFKDREGQVLYVGKARSLRQRVRSYFQSSRHLPARILRMVERAADLEFIVTRNEVEALVLENTLIKRYRPRYNVRLRDDKTYPYLKIHVHEEWPRVSIARQVQDDGARYFGPYTYSASLQEALRLIRRVFPYRSCSDHRLRRGGRPCLHYYIGRCLAPCAALCDRDQYDAMIRDLIAFLEGRSRAVLERVEAEMQAAAERWEFERAAELRDQLRALHQVLEQQQVDSPRRGEEDAVGIARQGDRAHAQVFFVREGRIIGREHLSMTGVEGLDDGELLAAFLSQYYGRATFVPREILLPVDLPPGEAELIGRWLSQRRGIQVRLHRPQRGTKRRWVELAEHNARLLLAQAQTDEQVRQDRARRALDELARYLELDEPPRRIECYDISNLQGAQPVGSMVVMIDGEPAKAEYRRFRIRTVEAPNDFASMQEVLYRRLRRGLEAQGVPVEGPVGGPGAAAGADEPAEARGDAGTDAAPGHGAAGAAAAAVPSATVRATREESDGGGAPHGFADLPDLILIDGGKGQLSAAQEVLDRLGLVDIPVFALAKRFELVFAPDRADPIVIPRDSPALHLLQRIRDEAHRFALTYHRQLRQRAGLHSVLEEIPGIGPRRRKALLEAFGSLEAIARASEDELAAVPGMNRAAARAVYRAFHRLPST from the coding sequence ATGATCAATCCGGACACCGGTGCCGGGCCGGCGCGCAGGCCGGCCCGGCGCCAAAGCCGGCCGAAGGCCATGCTGGGGCCGGCGGGGCAGGGGAAAGGGGGTGCGCCTGTGGAAACGCGGGACCGTCGACGGCCCGGACGGACTGCCGACGGTGGCATCACGACCGGTACCGGCGCGGGGACGCCGGCCGGAACCTCCGCCGCCACCAGGGCCCCCGAGGACGAACCGGCCGACGGCTCCGCCGCGGGCGGCACCTCCTCGCTGCGCCAGAAGGCCGCCGAGCTGCCCGAGCAGCCCGGGGTCTACCTGTTCAAGGACCGCGAGGGCCAGGTGCTCTACGTCGGCAAGGCGCGGTCGCTGCGGCAGCGGGTGCGGTCGTACTTCCAGTCGTCCCGGCACCTGCCGGCCCGCATCCTGCGCATGGTGGAGCGGGCGGCCGACCTGGAGTTCATCGTCACCCGCAACGAAGTGGAAGCGCTGGTCCTCGAGAACACGCTGATCAAGCGCTACCGGCCGCGCTACAACGTGCGGCTGCGGGACGACAAGACCTATCCGTACCTCAAGATCCACGTGCACGAGGAATGGCCGCGGGTCAGCATCGCCCGGCAGGTGCAGGACGACGGTGCGCGATACTTCGGGCCGTACACCTACTCGGCCTCGCTCCAGGAGGCCCTGCGGCTGATCCGACGGGTCTTCCCGTACCGCAGCTGCTCCGACCACCGGCTGCGGCGGGGCGGGCGGCCGTGCCTGCACTACTACATCGGCCGCTGCCTGGCGCCCTGCGCCGCCCTCTGCGACCGGGACCAGTACGACGCCATGATCCGGGACCTCATCGCCTTCCTGGAGGGCCGGTCGCGGGCGGTGCTGGAGCGGGTGGAGGCGGAGATGCAGGCCGCGGCCGAGCGGTGGGAGTTCGAGCGGGCCGCCGAGCTGCGGGACCAGCTCCGGGCCCTGCACCAGGTGCTGGAGCAGCAGCAGGTGGACAGCCCCCGCCGCGGGGAGGAGGATGCCGTCGGCATCGCCCGCCAGGGCGACCGGGCCCACGCCCAGGTCTTCTTCGTGCGGGAGGGCCGGATCATCGGCCGGGAACACCTGTCCATGACGGGCGTGGAGGGTCTGGACGACGGCGAGCTGCTGGCCGCGTTCCTCAGCCAGTACTACGGCCGGGCCACCTTCGTGCCGCGGGAGATCCTGTTGCCCGTCGACCTGCCGCCGGGGGAGGCGGAGCTCATCGGGCGGTGGCTCAGCCAGCGCCGCGGGATCCAGGTGCGCCTGCACCGGCCGCAGCGGGGCACCAAGCGCCGGTGGGTGGAACTGGCGGAGCACAACGCCCGGCTGCTGCTGGCCCAGGCGCAGACCGACGAGCAGGTCCGCCAGGACCGGGCCCGCCGGGCCCTGGACGAGCTGGCCCGCTACCTGGAACTGGACGAGCCGCCGCGCCGCATCGAGTGCTACGACATCTCCAACCTGCAGGGCGCCCAGCCCGTGGGATCCATGGTGGTGATGATCGACGGCGAGCCGGCCAAGGCGGAGTACCGCCGGTTCCGCATCCGCACCGTGGAGGCGCCCAACGACTTCGCCAGCATGCAGGAGGTGCTATACCGGCGGCTGCGGCGCGGGCTGGAGGCCCAGGGCGTGCCGGTGGAGGGCCCCGTGGGCGGGCCCGGCGCCGCCGCCGGCGCGGACGAACCGGCCGAGGCGAGGGGCGATGCGGGAACGGACGCGGCCCCGGGGCATGGGGCGGCCGGGGCGGCCGCGGCCGCCGTACCCAGCGCAACCGTCCGCGCCACCCGGGAGGAAAGCGACGGCGGCGGGGCCCCGCACGGCTTCGCCGACCTGCCGGACCTGATCCTGATCGACGGCGGCAAGGGCCAGCTGTCGGCCGCCCAGGAGGTGCTGGACCGGCTGGGGCTGGTGGACATCCCCGTGTTCGCCCTGGCCAAGCGGTTCGAACTGGTTTTCGCACCGGACCGGGCGGATCCCATCGTGATCCCGCGGGACTCGCCGGCGCTGCACCTGCTGCAGCGCATCCGGGACGAGGCCCACCGCTTCGCCCTGACCTACCACCGCCAGCTCCGGCAGCGGGCGGGGCTGCACTCGGTCCTCGAGGAGATCCCGGGCATCGGCCCGCGCCGGCGCAAGGCGCTGCTGGAGGCTTTCGGCTCGCTGGAGGCCATCGCGCGGGCCAGCGAGGATGAGCTGGCCGCCGTCCCGGGGATGAACCGGGCCGCCGCCCGGGCCGTATACCGGGCCTTCCACCGGCTGCCGTCGACCTAG
- a CDS encoding thiamine pyrophosphate-binding protein encodes MNRQWQHVTASLVRPYRPAAVLAAGVPLPAAQAAAAADGAARATGRPAVLLAGSGAELNAMLPVLVMADADSVPLVVLVRGGTAADLEAGRERAGALPDTLRLTEPFTGWNTRVDRPEDVQPVLEAAFTDLARRRPRPLLIELADEALPRWAADPPAGTGAGDAPLPGDTAFPHLLGDGDEPGAAGRTAADTAAEAAAGIPGAATAAAGRGRRPAAEEEGEDGFRPAGGPTGNGAVIPFPGRRDEHGRPGEPAVDRRWLDQVAAALVRCRQPAIVAGGGAAGAGESLRRLAEHLGAPVFLTLAGRGLLPAGHPLAVNGLAAAPARRWLEEADVVLVVGTSLSPAEHGDLDLKGRVIQVDRDAERLGRNVPVWMALPGDAAPALAALVRRVEVEMARPVGPEAYLGATGPEQRRRAVARLQDELAAETAQAGAAGGDGAWLATLEPRLTAADPDALSVAEAAILPVTGARSLLLPVRLGVAGYAIPAAWGAARATGRPARAVTTAAGLWNAGAVLPWIAPLAVDLEILVRLDRGDEGGAGEEAQGAGHPGDRPGPASVAEFFRRAAPALNLHWDEPGWGAGVPAARLRPAGAR; translated from the coding sequence ATGAACCGCCAATGGCAACACGTCACAGCGTCCCTGGTGCGCCCCTACCGGCCGGCCGCCGTGCTGGCGGCCGGGGTACCCTTGCCGGCCGCCCAGGCCGCGGCCGCGGCCGACGGGGCGGCGCGGGCGACGGGCCGCCCGGCGGTGCTGCTGGCCGGTTCGGGGGCCGAGCTCAACGCCATGCTCCCCGTCCTGGTCATGGCCGACGCCGACTCGGTGCCCCTCGTCGTCCTGGTGCGGGGCGGGACGGCCGCCGACCTGGAGGCGGGGCGCGAGCGGGCCGGTGCCCTGCCCGATACCCTGCGGCTCACCGAGCCCTTCACCGGCTGGAACACCCGGGTCGACCGGCCCGAAGACGTCCAGCCGGTCCTGGAAGCCGCCTTCACGGACCTGGCCCGGCGCCGCCCGCGCCCCCTGCTCATCGAGCTGGCGGACGAGGCGCTGCCCCGGTGGGCTGCCGATCCGCCCGCCGGGACCGGGGCCGGCGACGCCCCGCTCCCCGGCGACACGGCGTTTCCCCACCTGTTGGGGGATGGGGACGAACCCGGGGCGGCGGGCCGCACCGCCGCGGACACCGCCGCGGAGGCGGCTGCGGGGATTCCCGGGGCCGCCACGGCTGCGGCCGGCCGCGGCCGGAGGCCCGCAGCGGAGGAAGAGGGAGAGGACGGGTTCCGTCCTGCGGGCGGGCCGACCGGAAATGGTGCGGTGATCCCCTTCCCCGGCCGCCGGGACGAACACGGCCGGCCCGGTGAGCCGGCCGTCGACCGCCGGTGGCTGGATCAGGTGGCGGCCGCCCTGGTCCGCTGCCGCCAGCCCGCCATCGTGGCCGGCGGCGGGGCGGCGGGCGCCGGCGAGAGCCTGCGCCGCCTGGCGGAGCACCTGGGCGCGCCGGTCTTTCTCACCTTGGCCGGCCGTGGCCTGTTGCCGGCCGGGCACCCGCTGGCCGTCAACGGGCTGGCGGCGGCGCCCGCCCGGCGGTGGCTGGAAGAGGCGGACGTGGTGCTGGTGGTGGGGACCAGCCTCTCGCCGGCCGAGCACGGCGATCTGGACCTCAAGGGCCGGGTGATCCAGGTGGACCGCGATGCCGAGCGGCTGGGCCGCAACGTGCCGGTCTGGATGGCCTTGCCCGGTGATGCGGCACCGGCCCTGGCGGCTCTCGTACGCCGCGTCGAGGTGGAGATGGCGCGTCCCGTGGGACCGGAGGCTTATCTGGGCGCCACCGGCCCCGAGCAGCGGCGCCGGGCCGTGGCCCGCCTGCAGGACGAGCTGGCGGCGGAGACGGCCCAGGCCGGGGCGGCGGGCGGGGACGGCGCCTGGCTCGCCACCCTGGAACCCCGCCTGACGGCTGCCGATCCCGACGCCTTGAGCGTGGCCGAAGCTGCCATCCTGCCCGTGACCGGCGCCCGCTCCCTGCTGCTGCCGGTGCGGCTCGGCGTGGCCGGCTATGCCATCCCGGCGGCCTGGGGCGCCGCCCGGGCCACGGGCCGCCCCGCCCGGGCCGTCACCACCGCCGCCGGGCTCTGGAACGCCGGGGCGGTGCTGCCGTGGATCGCGCCCCTGGCCGTCGACCTGGAGATCCTGGTGCGGCTGGACCGCGGCGACGAGGGCGGTGCGGGAGAAGAGGCGCAGGGTGCGGGCCACCCCGGTGACCGGCCCGGCCCGGCCAGCGTGGCCGAGTTCTTCCGGCGGGCGGCGCCGGCCCTAAACCTCCACTGGGACGAACCCGGCTGGGGTGCCGGCGTCCCGGCGGCCCGCCTGCGGCCGGCGGGGGCACGGTAG